One window from the genome of bacterium encodes:
- a CDS encoding 6-carboxytetrahydropterin synthase, giving the protein MTPTGKFEIAGEFEFAAAHALRSYRGSAESLHGHNFRARVVLAVSGLDSDGIGFDFVEFQGILESVKSVFDHRNLNEIPPFDKINPTSENLAVEIARLIEAGLKDYAEETRPLPKVTLVEVYETPSVSARYYPQE; this is encoded by the coding sequence ATGACCCCGACGGGAAAATTTGAAATAGCGGGCGAGTTCGAATTCGCGGCCGCGCACGCGCTTCGAAGCTATCGCGGCTCGGCGGAGTCTTTGCACGGACACAACTTCCGCGCAAGGGTGGTTTTGGCGGTTTCCGGACTGGATTCCGATGGGATAGGATTCGACTTTGTTGAGTTTCAGGGAATTCTAGAATCAGTAAAATCGGTTTTCGATCACCGCAACCTAAACGAAATTCCGCCGTTCGACAAAATCAATCCCACGTCGGAGAATCTGGCAGTCGAGATCGCCAGGCTGATTGAAGCTGGTTTGAAAGATTACGCGGAAGAAACTCGGCCTCTGCCAAAGGTAACGCTCGTCGAGGTGTACGAAACACCGAGCGTCTCCGCCCGGTATTACCCGCAGGAATGA